The genomic window GAAGCACCAGGAGAGCAATCATAAGCAAAAGATTATGCGCTCTTCATATGCTAAAGTTTGATATCTTGAGTTGATTCATAAGGAGAGAAGTTTGTTGTTCATACATGTGGAAAAATCACGAAGATGAAAAGAAAATCATTAGGAACATGCTGATTGTTTAAAGATTGTAATAAacctttttttttccaaatttctCACCATAGTTTATGAATGATAAGCAAATTAATCTAGATTTGGATGAGCATTTTCTTCTTCAGTTTGCCGTGATGAAGATATAGTGTAAATTTGAAAGTTAATTGAGAAAATTAAATTGATATGTAGAATGATGAAACTAGAGCCCATCACCAATAATAGGATTTGCTAATAGTTTAGGTCCGAGGCTGTGTATGGAATGCATCAATACCTGGTATGGCTGTCTGTTGACTATGAAAGTCTCTTGCCTCTAATAGAGAATCTTGTTGAAAAATTTTGCCTGGTTAAACTAGTAATCTCTTCATAACATGAGATATACAACAATCGCATTGGCCTTTTGGCTAGAAATAGACTATCGTCTGAGGGCTAAATgcagttggtattagagccatttcTTTTGGTGTTTAAGAAGGTAAATGCTCAGTCTCTATAAAATGCTGCAGAAACATGACATAGACAATTTAGAATATTCCTGAACTTTTTGACGAAATAAAAGATGGCATGGAAGAAGCCAAGAAGTCAGGGCCGGTAGGGCTGTCAGCCCTGATTCGAGCCACATCATATGTCTCCATCAAGATGGATGCGAAGGAATGAAACTGTTGTTCTCTAAGCATGGCGCACATACCTTGTTAATGCCTTGATTGAGCTCATTCTTGCTGTGTATGAGATTCCTTCTGTTTCTTGTTTAATTCTGTGCTCATTGTATTtgagtgcaggctgtgttggatGTACGCATTGAGATTCTTGCAGCTGTGAGTGAAGAAGATGGAGTTGCTCGATGGCTTGATTAAGTtatttgttttcaaaaaaaaaaaaaaaaaaaaagaaagaaaagttacCTGTGACTTGTGAGAAATGCTTAAGTGAACCAAACTACTCTTAGTTTTTGTTTGGTTTTCCTGTCAGTTGGATCGTAAATCATTCAATTTTGAATACGTTTGTGTGGGAATCGATGTCCTTGCATGTACGATTATACAATTTCCAATTCCTAGTTTTTGTATCAACTTCAATatgaattttcttaaaatttgGCTCCCAATCCCTGCCTGCCTGATATTTCCATTGTCATTGAGTGGCCCGCCTCACTAAAACATTGAAATTGCACTGCTTTTCTTATCCTAGTAGGACAACTGTATCGCAATCTTAGCATGCACATTTTATATTTTAGATCATTGCGAATCATTTCCTActgattttttgatggaaaatgtTTCTTGCTGATTGATGGCACAACAAAGGCTCATCAATGCCCATGACTCGTCTTGATGCTTTGTTTGATAGTGCATTATCCTCCATCATCACTTTTGAGGATTTGCAGGatttatattatggtacaaatgCTACGAGCAGCACTAAGTTCGTACGTACAGAAAGATTGGATCTATGGAGGCCTTTGCACAGGTATCGACGGGCAGACATAATCTTGCTAATCCGGCATGCAATTCTGTGTGTCATCTTCTTTCACATGAAACTCGACTGCTCAGTGTGTAATGCTGTTAGATGGGATGGGGAGCTGAGCAGGGAGCGTAGCGTTACTCTGTATTCGGCCATCTTTTTGCATGGGAAATCATGATGGTCAATCTCCTCTGTGACGACGAGAGAGGCTTGCGCCTAACACCAGTGGTAATTTCAGTCCAGACTTGTACGGATACTTGACGCACTTGTGTCTTTCATAGTCCTGCATGTTGTGGTAAAAGGTCAAGACAAGTGGGGTGTGGAACAAGGACTCCGAGAACAACAGCTTCCTCTGGTTTTTCCCGGCCTCTCCCGGAGCCCGTTTCGTTCAGCAGCTTTCCAGGTTCTGACGCTTTCGTGCTAGCACGAGGCATGGAGGCAATTACGGATGTATTATAAtggatgaatgaaaaaaattagcTAACCTTCTGGTCCTCCACTGCCTTGGTCCAAGCCGCTAGGTTGTGGGCATTTGACAATCTTGATCAAAGGAGGTGCTCGATTTGGGGTGAGCGACAAAAAATGAGCTGGTCCAAAATAAGAATATGGTTCATCATGATACTGATCAACACCAAAGATTTCATATATGCTGAAGAGGTTGATAGCTAAGATGGTCATATTTTCTGTTGCCAATTGGGATCATAAAAACTTTTAGGGAATAGCTTTAATATTCTACATTTCTTCTTATTTAGTCCATCTCCTACAAGCTCTGTAAAGCAGCTGACGTGGTGGAGAACCTTTAGCATTGCAAACATGAACTTGGAATCACAATATTTTACATTAAAATTCATCTCttatcatcttcttccttccacagCTCAGGCCAGTTTTTCTGGGCTTCCTCCCATCCTAGAAGGGAACCCTCCTTGTTTTGATCCCAGCTGGTAGTCAGAGTAGCATAAGCAATGCCCATCGCTGACGTCCCGAAAGAGAGTAGGATGGTCAGGAATGGCAGCCATCCAGGCACCTCCCATATGTTGCCTTTCTTGAGCAAACTTAGCACGTACAACAAGCCAATGCCCAATCCCATTGGGATCCCGACGGAGAACAGCATACGACGTATCAACCTATTGAACACATCTGGGGGTATCTCATCGTCTCCGTCGTTCTGAGTGTTATTGTTGATATCACCTTCTTCTGGCCTTCTGTTCTTATCCGAGGCAGTTTTTCCGAATCCTCTGCCTTGGCCTTGCAGCTCTTTAGCCCTTCTCTTTGAGGCAGCATATGGACAGGACTTGTGGGAAGGATGGGAACTGGGCTTCTATTCATCCATGTAGAAGCTCTTGTAATGTGGAGAGGTGATGGCAGCGCCACTTGCTGAAGGAGAGTTTCCATGGCTTGCCTAAAAGCTCTTGCTTTTGTTGCCACTTTATGTGGCTTTTGGTGCCACTCCTCGCTTGAAAAGATCTTATCCAGAACAGATGAGTGGTAGTGCCTGACTCTTATCAGATTTAACCCCACTGGTATTTTGAGGGGTCGGTTCCATGTGAAGGATATAATGCTCTTATAGAAAACAACTTTCTTATACCGTCTTGAACCCTCTGCTTAAAGGGTTGGAAACTTGGAACGCCTTGGCAAACGTACGCCATCCATACCTGCTGCGACTGATAgagaaaataatgatataaaaagaaaaaaaaaaaacaaaagaagaaaaaaaaaaggcacaAAATTTATATGGGTCTATCTATTGATTTACATCCACGGACAGAGACGCTGCAaaagcttcactataaaaaacTAGAGATTATCGagtataaaattacttcataaatTCTAGCCTCCAATCCATCACATATCTAGGATGCTCAATTACAACTACTCCCTTTAAGATTACAAGGATATATATAATAGAGTAAACTGATTTAGACTCAAACTAATATtcttataataataaaaaataaaatttaaaataactcAACTTTATTCTAAATAGCCTTTTAAGCACACTAATATCAGAAGAGAAATCATTTGATTCAACTGTTTAAACACAATTCTAATCCTATATTTGAATAGTAGAGATTTCAAACCTAGTTGTTTGACTGATTTGTCTTGGCAGGGCGCCAACCAGCCTCCGCTAAGCTAGCTGGCATCTTAGTTGGAGCAAGTGGGTGGCAAAAGGAAACAGGAAGATTAGAGGGAAGAATTGGCATGGTGCTTGAATCTGTCAATCTTAAGATTTTCAAGATGAGCAAGGATCCTCTATGGTTCACATATGACATCGCATAATACTGTGCAGCCCTAGATGGAcgccatcaaaaaaataaactgCCATCAAATAACGTGCATTGTGTATGATATAGCATGTGTAATCTTAAACCATCTCTTAGCGTTGGCCACTCAGAATTGCACAATACTCAAAGGATTCTAGTTTTAGGCTACGGCACCTAGGGATGATAATTATAACCAACTCTTCGGATATCCGACTCGATCTGATCTGCATGGGATGGATTTTACTCGATTAAAATTGAGACAGATATGAGTTCTAGATAAAATATTTAAAGCAGATTTGGATCAGTCCAAATGGGTAtggatatgatatttttaattatagaaTACATACAAAAATTAATCAATTCGATCTATATCCGATCTAATGCCATCTCTAACCATAATCTATTTTAAGTACTGAATTACTAAATTGTAGAGTTTTCATGAGCTTGCAGATTTTACTGCTCAGTGATTTCATGCAAAATTTATATGCCTCAATGTGTTTTCATGCCTCGCAAGGGAGACCATCGTACAAAAGGGCCAATAGGGTACATATAATGCGTAATGAGTTAATTGACTTTGGTCTGCTTCTTAGatcaattattattttatatatgctttttATTAACCAGAAATTATATATctagtttttattttgataacTATTTTATATATAGCCTTGTTTTGTTTCCTATAATTGGGCGTCCAAAATTAATTTAAGTCAGAGGAGAGGAGCCCATTTTGAGCATTTGGTTAGTTCAAAGTGGAATATTGGTAACTTCTTTATATGTACGGCTTGTTTTGGTGCATGTAATTAGACATTCAAACTTAGTTTAAGTCAAAGGAAAGGATCCATTTTTAGTATTTTGTTGGCTCGAAGTAGGGCCTTATTTGCATGTGTGAGATGAGAAAGCATATCCTGCACCATGTGGCGGTGCACAACAGCAATCACATGCTTGCATTCCTATCGACCAAACATCTAGATGACCAGATGATTGATGGAGCCCATCGGAGTGTACGTATGATTCATGTGGTCGCACATGGGCGGGCTTGAATGATAATGGTTAGATGTATGATTATTTAtgcattcaaaattaaaattttctacggaTAACCTTTACACTGGATGCTCCTCACCATCGTCGAGCAGTATCTTGGTTTTTCAATTCCAACTCTAAGTATACTTGATGAAAAAGATCTCTCAAGCTCTCAGATGAGTCAAGGACTAAATCTGTAGAAGTTCTTTTACAACATTTCTCACCTATTAGAAGAAATATCTGAATTAGTTGCAACGACTGGAAGATGAATATTATCTACGATGGTTATGTATAGCTCAACTTTATCAAACCATTAAATATATTCCTATCATTTTTTCGAAGATTTATCTTTAATTAGAGTGCAGATCAAtctaaaacatataaaataaatttctatatgtGTTAGTATGGGCTACATCTGGATGAGTTTAATCAAATAAATTACAACATTCTCCTACTTGATCCGACCTAATATAAGCatcttcattttaattatttaaagtatttcaaaaatttttaataaaatcttatcTGGATCTGATGGTTGAAAACTAACATAgccatatttaaaatttaattcctcCATAGGATATATACTATATGCTTGATTACAAAATAATTATCAGTATAAATTATGGTGATAAATACGTTATCAATCAACACAAGACCTTCTATGTATCACAATACTAATGACATTTTATAGTCAAATTTTTTATGTGAAATTGTACTTTATGAACAGATAAAATTTTGACTATTCCTTGATCATCTTTATATCATAGGATAAACAGCTAATtagcataaaataaattaaagTTCATCATAAAATTCAATGTAATGACTTTATACATAGTGTCCAATACATATCATAAGCTATATCCCATATAATCCACCTGATCTTCAAAATCATAGGACTAAGACCTTTAATTAGTGATCTATAATCATCAGTTTTTCTTTAATATATTTTACAGATACTATAATCTCTTTTATTCTTTCATGAAGAGCCAAGTAATTGATACTAATATACTTGCAAGTACTTATACTCTTCgtattgttagagaattttactgCAGAATTATCATAGTAAATTTTTATCAGTCTGTTAATAGAGCAACAACTCtaaattttgtgataaaattttacaACCATATAGCTTTTGAATAAGTCTTATATAAGCTATGTACTTTACTTTCATATTGGATGTAGTGAACAAGATCTTATTTTACACTCATCCATGACATAGCATCTGTTGTAGTCTATCTCCAACGAGATAGTTGGTCAAGAGCCGAGTTGTTGCATCTTGATGTTGAACGACAGgaaacctacaaaataagtctaTTTGTCGAAAGTTATCCGACGAAaaatcctccaatgcttaagttagtcgGAGAAAAGGAACAGCCAAAAAGAaccaaaaggagagagaaagcttATAATAATAAAGCTTATCAGGTCCCCCATTGCTTACCAATATTTATAGGGTAGGTGATGCCGTTATTGTATAACTCTCATCCTTAAATATTCAGGATGTGGGAGTTATGACATTTAGTGGGTGGTTAACTCATAAACTATCGTTAAGATGAGTAATAGGTCGTTCATGGGTAATTATTGTGCTCTACTTAATGCCATGCTGAATAACCTTCATCGATTTCGAATATACGGAATTCAAGTAGTCGGTATGACATCGAAGAAGTAGTTGACTGTATACTGAGTATCATAAATTAATTGTAGGTTGCATGTCGAACCAAGTTGGTTAGATGTTGACTTGATTAGGTCCATCACCTTTAGTCGGTGGTCAAGTCTCATCAATTTTAATCGGTTGAACACTGACTAGGACAAGACTCGTTGATCTACGTCGACTTGAATCACAGCAACTCGGTCAGTGCAAGGTGAGAAAGAATCAATTTTTGTGGACTTAGTCGGTTGATTTTAATTGGCGGAATGTAATCGGCTCCATTTAGTCGGTGGAACATAGTCGGATCAACTTAGTTGATGAAACATAATCAGCTAAGCGACGAAGATCTATCCCAAAGCTTACTCCCCAACTCCTGAGTCCGATTCTGTAGCTTTTAATTGGATGAGAGGAGTTAATTATCGTAAgcgatgaggatctatccaacaTTTGCCTCCAACTCCTGAGTTCGATTCTGTAGCTTTTAATAGAACAAGAAGAGCTAATTGTCGTATGGATCCGAGTTACTTTTTTTCGACAATCTTCACTTATTGTTGCCCTGAAAACTATGCCTAGCTGTTCCATCATTTCTTAAAATGAGTCATCATTTTGTAGAACATCTCATTGAATTTGAAGTATAGTCGACGAATCGAAGCATAGTTGCAAATCATTCCGTCAAATTGGAATATAGTTGTAGATTATTCCATCGAATCGAAATATAGTCGTAAATCATTCCATCGAATTGGAATATAGTTGTAGATTATTTCATCGATCGGAACATAGTCGTAGATCATTCCATCGAATCAGAATATAGTCGTGGATCATTCCATCGAATCGAAACATAGTCGTAAATCATTCCATCGAATTGAAACATAGTCGATCAGAGAAagtttttctagtttatttcagATCATTTGATCCTTAGTCAATTGGATTAAAGCCGATTAACTACTTTATTGTCCGCTTTGGCCTGCATGCATACCGTAGCTGATAAACTTGCAGTCCTTAGGCCATAGTTGATACACTTGCGGTAGCCGAACCTTATGGCTTATCAAATTATTTTGCTTTTTCATTAATCGGGTGTTAgtcgaataatattttatcaggtACTAGCTGACGATGCAATTATTTAATCGGATGTCAAGCAAACATGTTGTTCGATATATTACAGAGTATTTCAACTATGCGGCACaaaattgtaaaaaaaatttatttatttataaagtaTTCTTACTGATAGTACATCCGTAGATTCTCAGTAtttcatattaaaaaaatttcatattatcTAAGTTCTCAATTTTGTACGCCCTTGATCGTAAAACtgtcaaaattttatatgatccttCTGAGTTGTTTGCCTCCCATAGTCTCGGTCTTGTCGAGATGATGTTGATCATGCCCACCATCGATTGAGTGTGAGTTTTTTCTCAGGAGATGGTGGTGGTTGAGGATCAACAGATAACTACACAGGTCGGTCCCATAGATATTTCTCAAGATATCCCTATCTTATTAAGGCCtctatctcatccttcaactggatgcattgttccatatcgtgaccatgatcatgatgaaATTGAGAGTAGTGCTTCCTGTTGTGAGATATCGATCATGACTTCATCGATTGAGGTCATCGGGGGTAGCTCTCCCCCTCTATCTCAATGAGAATCTGCATACAAGGAGTAGTTAAAGGAATATAAGAGTAGTACCTCCCATCAAAATTTTTAAGCTTCGAACTTGGTCAGATAGGTGGAGCCTCTCTCTCAGCATGGATTCGACTGGACCCTGCAGAGGTTTCTtccttcttcatcttttcttctaATCTTTGTTATCGGATTGGTGCCAATCAGTTGCACCCTCCTGATGTGAATGTACTTCTGCATGCACTCACAGAGTTTGGTGAAAGATCAGGGAAggatcttgtccagggagtaggtttACCTGGAGCTCCACAATCCTCTCTTTATGGCTATGATGACCATCGACTCATTGAGATCCCAGACCTCCAAGGTGGTGGCATTAAAATGTGCCATAAAATCTCATAGAGATTTTCTATC from Elaeis guineensis isolate ETL-2024a chromosome 4, EG11, whole genome shotgun sequence includes these protein-coding regions:
- the LOC105043326 gene encoding LOW QUALITY PROTEIN: uncharacterized protein PAM68-like (The sequence of the model RefSeq protein was modified relative to this genomic sequence to represent the inferred CDS: inserted 1 base in 1 codon), whose protein sequence is METLLQQVALPSPLHITRASTWMNRSPVPILPTSPVHMLXSKRRAKELQGQGRGFGKTASDKNRRPEEGDINNNTQNDGDDEIPPDVFNRLIRRMLFSVGIPMGLGIGLLYVLSLLKKGNIWEVPGWLPFLTILLSFGTSAMGIAYATLTTSWDQNKEGSLLGWEEAQKNWPELWKEEDDKR